In Pararge aegeria chromosome 17, ilParAegt1.1, whole genome shotgun sequence, one genomic interval encodes:
- the LOC120630893 gene encoding ATPase family AAA domain-containing protein 2-like isoform X3, which produces MPRIMFPESDTEPEKYSRRSRQVRVFFADDNDSTNRSMKIRRNRGPRKNFMDVAEDKPIQQNISDVRRSCRKRKLLHHNFNESWITNELKVKGYPDLYGFPGTSSSDEFSSGDEARDTKKLTRSHVPTNTDEDTQLSRLRRTSARFTNKKDASESDSDDEKNQTVIEKKPVETKIEKEENEKMDIQEEIQERTPKEKLEKEIKNEEKNIVQDSESNQRPVRSTRGRRSKKKVNLQQDTASSSSSSESGSVLGLRPRRSKRTRAAQPARFVQLAPRETRPRGKTFTLRKKPYSLRERKPKLLRRKTIRSQSPSSCSSSSTTGSDTEEDLNVSMKNKTKGRQKSKSMNEDKKTDRALRDIQPIEVDGSVRFSSVGGLEEHIKCLREMVLFPLMYPELFDKFKTRPAKGVLFHGPPGTGKTLLARALANECSLVGGRKVAFFMRKGADCLKKWVGESERHLKLLFQQANKMKPSIIFFDEIDALAPVRSVRQEQVHTSVVGTLLAEMDGVCDRGEVIVIGATNRLDAVDPALRRAGRFDRELHFPPPHSSARRDILDIYTKHWQPRLSDNTLDHIADITNGYGGSDLKALCSEAVLKALRRVYPQVYDSEYALVIVPKNVEVTEGDLEAAMCGLVAAGARSSPAAAHRLPHYTIPLLQTQLRSIASMIKEPLPVQGRGRYTDTPASSNVLLIVGDCAETHLAPALLAQLERCAVRELSVTALHSALAFTQEQALISLFSECRRADRGCILFIRDIMDVWRSLSCGAGAALLLQLWRTRAAGENTLLIATAPAHAILPPQLQELFPAYKDCVYRVREPTSSEVINFLKPLITESPLEAPVIENNQPPPPLPRAPPPPPPRESEAEIARRKRKEDYKLRELRIFLRDICRKLASNRRFYKFTKPVDLEEVTDYLDIVKQPMDLETMMTKVDLHQYNCAKEFLDDVDLICANALEYNPDRARAMSRTSSDKQIRHEACALRDHAHALIDVEMDSDFELDCQEIARRRVEEGAADNDLPDFIYTASNLPQSFNSTTAEQNDSKTVQTPHNGEKSETHSAKRKRRRINAWSKGLVVKRQKTAPKNFKDSSMPITDEESKENKPITSTPLHNGSCSSSGSDDDAPLRRPANEDSLLNLTGHSVINHVLESPAKTTERTPTKQSPKKRNSGHEASTGDAEKVLINKTELDNILYKNAKALRNIGLEALLDLYAHLASSVRAYAHKCDRTKLPHELHAVITRYLHAKK; this is translated from the exons ATGCCTCGCATAATGTTTCCCGAGAGTGACACAGAACCTGAAAAGTATTCAAGAAG GTCTCGCCAAGTAAGAGTTTTCTTCGCCGACGACAATGATTCGACTAATAGGAGCATGAAGATCCGTCGTAACCGCGGCCCTAGGAAGAATTTTATGGATGTTGCCGAGGATAAACCAATACAACAAA ACATTTCAGACGTAAGACGTAGTTGCCGCAAGCGTAAACTTCTCCACCACAACTTCAATGAGAGCTGGATCACCAATGAGCTCAAGGTTAAAGGTTATCCCGACTTGTATGGTTTCCCCGGGACCAGCTCATCTGACGAATTTTCCTCGGGCGATGAGGCCAGGGATACCAAGAAACTG ACCCGCAGTCACGTTCCAACCAACACGGATGAAGATACTCAGCTGTCGCGTTTGAGAAGAACTTCAGCCAGATTCACAAATAAAAAG GATGCTTCAGAATCGGACTCAGATGATGAGAAAAACCAAACTGTTATAGAGAAGAAACCAGTTGAAACGAAAATAGAAAAAgaggaaaatgaaaaaatggaCATACAGGAAGAAATACAGGAGAGAACACCAAAGGAGAAGTTGGAGaaagaaattaaaaacgaaGAGAAAAACATAGTGCAAGATAGTGAGAG TAATCAAAGACCAGTTCGATCTACTAGAGGAAGGAGAAGTAAGAAGAAAGTTAACCTCCAACAGGATACTG cttcgtcatcatcatcatcggagTCGGGTAGCGTGCTGGGCTTGCGTCCGCGACGCTCCAAACGAACGCGCGCCGCTCAGCCCGCAAGATTCGTGCAACTTGCTCCCAGAGAGACCAGGCCAAGAG GAAAAACATTCACACTTAGAAAGAAACCATATAGCTTGAGAGAGAGAAAGCCAAAGTTACTACGTAGGAAAACAATAAGAT CACAATCTCCATCAAGTtgcagtagtagtagcacaactGGTTCAGACACCGAAGAAGATCTCAACGTGTctatgaaaaacaaaactaagGGCCG gcAAAAATCAAAATCCATGAATGAGGACAAGAAAACTGATAGAGCTCTGCGTGATATACAACCAATAGAAGTCGATGGGAGCGTCCGGTTCTCGTCT GTGGGAGGTCTAGAGGAACACATAAAATGTCTTCGAGAGATGGTTCTATTCCCCCTAATGTATCCAGAACTCTTCGACAAGTTTAAAACACGACCGGCCAAAGGTGTTCTATTCCATGGGCCACCGGGCACTGGAAAGACTTTATTGGCAAGAGCTTTGGCAAATGAATGTAGTCTGGTTGGGGGCAGGAAGGTAGCGTTCTTCATGAGGAAAGGAGCAGATTGCTTGAAGAAATGGGTTGGTGAAAGCGAGAGGCATTTAAAATTGCTTTTTCAACAg GCGAACAAAATGAAGCCGTCAATCATATTCTTCGATGAAATAGATGCTTTGGCGCCAGTGCGTAGTGTGAGACAGGAGCAAGTTCACACCAGTGTTGTAGGCACGCTATTGGCTGAAATGGACGGCGTTTGTGACAG AGGGGAAGTCATAGTGATAGGTGCAACTAACCGGTTAGATGCAGTTGACCCTGCACTAAGACGCGCTGGGCGGTTCGATAGAGAACTCCACTTCCCCCCACCTCACTCGAGCGCTAGACGTGACATTCTAGACATATACACAAAGCACTGGCAACCCAGGTTGAGTGACAACACGTTGGATCACATAGCTGACATCACCAACGGATATGGAG GTTCCGATTTGAAAGCATTATGTTCTGAAGCAGTATTAAAAGCGCTAAGAAGAGTCTACCCACAAGTATACGACAGTGAATATGCATTGGTCATTGTTCcaaaaaat GTGGAAGTAACGGAAGGTGACCTTGAAGCAGCGATGTGCGGTTTAGTAGCAGCCGGAGCTAGAAGTAGTCCGGCGGCCGCACACCGATTACCGCATTACACTATACCGCTCCTGCAGACGCAGCTACGATCCATTGCCTCTATGATAAAGGAGCCCTTGCCTGTACAGGGACGCGGAAG atacACAGATACACCTGCCTCATCCAACGTTTTGCTGATAGTGGGAGATTGTGCGGAAACTCATTTGGCACCCGCTTTATTGGCACAGCTAGAGCGCTGTGCGGTACGCGAACTAAGCGTCACCGCACTGCATTCCGCACTTGCGTTCACTCAGGAGCAAGCGTTGATATCG TTGTTCTCCGAATGCCGTCGCGCTGATCGCGGTTGTATCCTTTTCATCCGTGATATAATGGATGTATGGCGCAGCTTGAGTTGTGGCGCGGGTGCTGCGCTTTTGTTGCAACTTTGGAGAACGCGCGCGGCGGGAGAAAACACCTTGCTTATTGCCACTGCGCCTGCGCATGCTATATTACCACCACAG CTTCAGGAACTGTTCCCAGCTTACAAAGACTGCGTATATAGGGTGCGGGAACCTACCTCATCTGAAGTGATCAACTTCTTGAAGCCGCTCATCACTGAATCACCTTTGGAGGCACCTGTAATCGAAAACAATCAGCCTCCGCCTCCACTGCCTAGAG CCCCGCCCCCTCCTCCACCTCGTGAGAGTGAAGCAGAGATAGCCCGAAGAAAGAGAAAGGAAGATTACAAACTCCGCGAGCTTAGGATTTTTCTTCGCGACATCTGTAGGAAGTTAGCATCGAATCGTCGTTTTTACAAGTTTACTAAGCCTGTGGATTTGGAAGag GTAACAGATTATTTAGACATAGTAAAGCAGCCTATGGACTTGGAGACGATGATGACCAAAGTGGACCTGCACCAATACAACTGCGCCAAAGAGTTCTTAGATGACGTGGACCTTATTTGCGCTAACGCTCTTGAGTATAATCCTGATAG GGCTAGAGCGATGTCTAG AACTTCGTCGGACAAGCAGATACGTCACGAAGCATGCGCGTTACGGGATCACGCGCATGCGCTTATCGACGTGGAAATGGATAGCGATTTTGAGCTGGACTGCCAAGAAATAGCCAGGCGACGCGTCGAGGAAGGCGCTGCGGATAATGATCTACCAGACTTTATCTATACTGCTTCCAACTTAC CGCAAAGTTTCAACTCTACCACAGCAGAACAGAACGACAGCAAGACAGTGCAAACCCCTCATAATGGCGAAAAGAGTGAAACTCATTCGGCGAAGCGCAAACGTAGAAGAATTAACGCATGGTCTAAAGGACTCGTAGTCAAACGACAGAAGACCGCACCGAAg aACTTCAAAGACTCCAGTATGCCGATAACGGATGAAGAGTCGAAGGAGAATAAGCCGATAACATCCACTCCCTTACACAACGGATCTTGTAGTTCGTCGGGGTCCGACGATGACGCACCGTTGCGGAGGCCGGCGAATGAGGACTCGCTTTTGAACCTCACCGGACATTCGGTTATCAACCATGTGCTTGAGAG TCCCGCCAAGACGACGGAAAGAACGCCCACGAAGCAATCACCAAAGAAAAGGAATTCAGGCCACGAGGCTTCTACTGGAG ATGCAGAGAAAGTACTGATAAACAAGACTGAGTTAGATAACATTCTATATAAGAACGCGAAAGCTTTACGAAACATAGGCCTCGAGGCGCTCCTAGACCTGTACGCACACCTCGCGTCGTCCGTACGTGCGTACGCGCATAAGTGCGACCGCACTAAACTTCCGCACGAACTTCATGCGGTGATCACTAGGTATTTGCACGCGAAGAAATGA